The Gemmatimonadota bacterium DNA segment AGTCGGTCGAAAGCTCGTAGGCGTCCCGCAGCCACGTCCCCACGAAGGTGATGAAACCGACCGTGGAAGCCGATACGAGAAAGGACGCCGCGATTACCGCCAGGGGACCGGTGCGCGCGAGGATTCGACCGTAGCTTCTTGCCAGGTTGGTGACGGAGACCGCGCTGACCGCACTGGCCGCACTGTCCGCGCCGTTCGCGCCGCCAGGGCCGTTTGCGCTGCCCGTGCCGTGCGCGCCGCCTGTGCCCACAGCGTTGACCACCGCAACGCGATGGGGCAGGATGGCCAGCGCCGGCGCCCAAAGCAGCAACCCGGCCCCGGCGAAAGCGCCGAAGGCCCACCGCCAGGACCAGGCTTCCGCGACAAAAGCCCCGGCCGGCACGCCCAGGATCATGGCCGCGAAGTAACCGGACATGACCAGCCCCATGGCGGCGCCCCGCCGCTTGTAGGGAAAGTGGTCCCCAATGCAGGCGGTGATATTGAGGGAAAGAACCCCCGCGGCCGCGCCGGTGACGGCCCGGAAGGCCACCAGCGAAGCAAAGTCCCACGCCAGGCCGCAAAGCAGGGTCGCGGCGGTGAATACCATCAGCGCGATGATGAGCATTTTCCGACGTCCGGTCCGGTCCGACAGCGGCCCGATCACGAAGGAGACCACGGCCGCGGCGATGGCGTAGACCGAGACCAGCAACCCGGCCCGGCCCGCGCCCATGCCGAAGGCGGCCATCAGGTCGGGCAGGAGCGGGGAGATCATCTGGTTGTCGGCGACGGCCACGAACATGAGGCCGAACAACACCACGATCAGACGGTTGTTTCCATCTTTGTTCGCTTCGGTCATCGGAAGTTCCCGCTCATATCCATCACCGGTATGCGCCGCTGTGCATCCACGGCGTTGCGTGGTGCCAGGCGAGCACCCGGTCCCGGAACCCGGCCGCCAGCTCCGGGTCGCAACCGGCGTCCATCAGGTTGGACAACTGGTAGGGGTCGGTCTGCAGATCGAAGAGGCACGCCCGGTCATCCAGGACGCTTCCGTTTTTCGGATCGACGCGGATCCCGTAGGTGTGGGTCGACGTGCGCAGTCCGATCTCTCCCCTTGAAGTCTCCACGAATACGCCTTCATCTCCCTTGAGTCCGTTCCCATCCAAAACTGCCGGCGCGAGGTCGCGCCCCTGGACGTGGGCGGGTACGGAACCGCCGCAAAGGGAAAGCAAGGTGGGCATGACGTCGATGAGCTGGGCCGTCGTGGTGCCGTCGTCCCGCGGTTTAAGGAGGCCCGGTCCGTGAAAGACCAGCGGGACGCGGATGGACTCTTCGATCAGGCGGCCCTTGT contains these protein-coding regions:
- a CDS encoding MFS transporter codes for the protein MTEANKDGNNRLIVVLFGLMFVAVADNQMISPLLPDLMAAFGMGAGRAGLLVSVYAIAAAVVSFVIGPLSDRTGRRKMLIIALMVFTAATLLCGLAWDFASLVAFRAVTGAAAGVLSLNITACIGDHFPYKRRGAAMGLVMSGYFAAMILGVPAGAFVAEAWSWRWAFGAFAGAGLLLWAPALAILPHRVAVVNAVGTGGAHGTGSANGPGGANGADSAASAVSAVSVTNLARSYGRILARTGPLAVIAASFLVSASTVGFITFVGTWLRDAYELSTDWIGLIFLFSGLGALLGSPMAGYLSDRAGKRGVVVVSGLAMAGLLAAIPWITGLLPVVFAGFILTGIAGAFRHAPLQALVTAMASDEERGTLIALKNTVAEFGIAGGTAFCGVLYVAFGYPSVGAACGVMATAASFVILIWVREPGGPAETSGTVEPSEPGGPGGPGGPGGPGGPAEPGQT